A single Salmo trutta chromosome 14, fSalTru1.1, whole genome shotgun sequence DNA region contains:
- the LOC115147679 gene encoding zinc finger protein 721 isoform X3 — protein MDEDFGGPSPSCSTEPQPTLSLGPDGNHGDRDYTPQGQEIGYPGGLDSFSEIPRFNIVVKEEEEEEEDLEEWSFNYTGESPNPSSSDEASAEQHQENHTAKKTFYRCPECGKEFPHPSKLQRHLRTHTGEKPYPCSVCGKRFSDTGTLKTHERLHTGEKPYTCPEKDCWKRFVSQGELKLHHRTHTGEKPCHCSVCGKSFSRMWHLKVHMMTHAGEKQRLSMKKPFPCSECERGCNSAAELKMHQRMHTGERPYQCSTCKKTFVFPSSLTRHEQSHISEANSTAKPYSCSECGKEFTQPWTLKIHMRQHTGEKPYHCSQCEKRFSSSSLLKRHQRVHTGEKPFQCSDCGKSFSSSANRTSHRRRIHEGIQGGSQQQEATAVDGTNKVEPTAVEESGLSLVLDVKVKEEEEDPAFAERPDHCSDSEESPSTLGEPDQHQENNKALGPHICSTCGKELSSSYKLMLHQRTHTGEKPYECMVCGKGFSQAANLKTHQKVHSGEKPYPCSDCGSRFTHMGDLKRHQLLHSGEKPYSCPECGKSFSQLAHLKSHQQTHTGEKPFLCAHCEKTFSTAAKLKNHERVHTGERPYCCSYCPKRFALSGTLVKHERLHTGETPYQCGECGKGFAQLVSLKIHAQSHTGVNFYNCFHCDQSFSTSTKLKEHQRIHTGENLYQCTECGKSFTIESKLLKHQRVHTGEKPYQCSSCGMRFTLSENLLRHQRNSSGICGAVSLNQATGSGILLLQDAAVFQNILVKAGHKPTESLPSDQSHSEASTQTAGMTVNVNEEDRTLGLKIKTEELEEEEEEEEEEEEEEEEEEEEFVGLINSDGEEMDWDPSLLAGYNPNQSSDIEESPSTSGVPEHHQENHTAKSSHCCSVCGKDCQKLSALQKHMRIHTGEKPYPCTLCGNQFREKGHLKAHLKTHTGEKPYHCPTCGIKFAHFAAMKIHLLTHTGEKPYPCSVCGKSFTQSSRLKQHFRTHTGEKPYSCSVCRKTFARPADLKVHHRDHTGEKPYSCTECGQSFTSSHNLWKHQKTHLPPGLPPPVEFDNHNQTPEMNAKNEGLKEEDEEEFGVLINSDGEEVGLDLDPPRLNRLSCEEEESPSTSGETEQHQVNHNTALRYSCHVCGKQFNHKGHLRRHESVHSVEKPYGCSDCDKMFGSTIALNRHKKLHREEKPHTCTVCGKGFVQLSRLKEHYPTHSGEKPHCCSVCGKRFTTASYLKTHSKVHLGESPYTCNICRRDCQKLSAFKLHMRIHTGEKPFSCSVCEKQFTQKRHLQDHQKVHTGEKPYPCPHCDKRFSFSSALKRHQQLHTGEKPHCCFVCGNSFSQAGRLKEHLRTHSGERPFSCSVCEKTFRKASELTIHIRSHTGERPYICAECGKSFTSSMKLGRHKKIHQNTNTEEDLTKDVKRIP, from the exons ATGGATGAG GACTTTGGTGGGCCGTCCCCATCCTGCTCCACTGAACCCCAACCAACACTGTCACTAGGTCCTGACGGGAACCACGGTGACCGGGACTACACACCGCAGGGGCAGGAGATTGGTTACCCTGGAGGCCTTGACAGCTTCAGTGAAATACCTAGATTTAACATCGtagtcaaagaggaggaggaggaggaagaagatttAGAGGAGTGGAGTTTTAATTATACAG GAGAGAGTCCAAACCCCAGCTCTAGTGATGAGGCATCAGCAGAACAACACCAGGAGAATCACACAGCTAAGAAGACCTTTTACCGCTGCCCGGAGTGTGGGAAAGAGTTTCCTCACCCATCAAAACTACAGAGAcatctgagaacacacacaggagagaaaccatatccttgctctgtgtgcgggaagagattcagtgatacAGGGACCCTCAAAACACATGAGAGgttgcacacaggagagaaaccgtacaccTGCCCAGAAAAGGACTGTTGGAAGAGGTTTGTCAGCCAAGGAGAGTTAAAACTACACCATCGGACACACACCGGAGAGAAACCTTGCCACTGCTCtgtgtgtgggaagagtttctcacGTATGTGGCACTTGAAGGTCCACATGATGACGCACGCCGGAGAGAAGCAGAGACTCAGCATGAAGAAACCTTTCCCATGCTCTGAGTGTGAGAGGGGCTGCAACTCTGCAGCAGAGCTCAAGATGCACCAGAGGATGCACACTGGGGAGAGACCTTACCAGTGTTCCACCTGCAAAAAGACCTTTGTTTTCCCAAGCTCTCTAACAAGACATGAACAATCCCATATAAGCGAAGCGAATAGTACCGCCAAGCCGTACAGCTGCTCAGAATGTGGGAAGGAATTCACTCAGCCATGGACCTTAAAGATACACATGCGCCAGCACACCGGAGAGAAACCGTACCACTGCTCTCAATGCGAGAAGAGGTTCTCATCATCGTCACTCCTTAAAAGACACCAGAGGGTTCACACCGGAGAGAAACCATTCCAGTGCTCTGACTGCGGGAAGAGTTTCTCCTCGTCAGCGAATAGAACTAGTCACCGTCGTCGTATCCATGAAGGTATTCAGGGTGGGTCACAGCAGCAGGAGGCGACTGCTGTGGATGGTACCAATAAG GTTGAACCCACAGCtgtagaggagtctggtctcagtctAGTACTGGATGTCaaagtaaaagaagaggaggaagatccTGCTTTTG CAGAGAGACCTGACCATTGCTCTGACAGTGAGGAGAGTCCCTCTACATTAGGAGAACCTGACCAACACCAGGAGAACAACAAAGCTCTGGGCCCTCACATCTGTTCAACGTGTGGAAAAGAACTATCCAGCTCCTATAAACTAAtgctacaccagagaacacacacaggagagaagccttacgaGTGTATGGTGTGTGGGAAGGGCTTCTCCCAAGCCGCAAACCTGAAGACGCACCAGAAAGTGCACAGTGGAGAGAAACCGTACCCCTGCTCTGACTGCGGGAGCAGATTTACTCACATGGGAGACTTGAAGAGACACCAGTTGTTGCACTCGggtgagaaaccttatagctgccCCGAGTGCGGGAAGAGTTTTTCTCAGTTGGCGCACCTGAAATCTCAccagcagacacacacaggggagaaacctttcCTCTGCGCTCACTGTGAAAAGACTTTCTCCACTGCGGCCAAGCTGAAGAACCATGAGAGAGTGCACACCGGCGAGAGACcttactgctgctcctactgccCCAAGCGCTTTGCTCTATCTGGGACACTGGTGAAGCATGAACGACTCCACACCGGAGAAACACCGTACCAATGTGGAGAATGCGGTAAGGGATTTGCTCAACTGGTGTCCTTGAAGATACATGCCCAATCACACACTGGAGTCAACTTCTACAACTGTTTCCATTGTGACCAGAGCTTCTCCACTTCAACCAAGCTGAAGGaacatcagagaatccacactgGGGAGAACCTCTACCAATGCAccgaatgtgggaagagtttcactatCGAGTCAAAGCTGCTGAAACACCAGAGagttcacactggagagaaaccgtacCAGTGCTCCAGTTGTGGAATGAGGTTCACGCTCTCTGAGAACCTACTGAGACACCAGCGTAACTCTTCAGGGATCTGTGGGGCTGTGAGCCTTAATCAGGCTACTGGGAGTGGGATTCTACTTCTACAAGATGCTGCTGTCTTCCAGAATATACTGGTCAAG GCTGGGCACAAACCCACAGAGTCCCTGCCTTCTGACCAGAGCCATAGTGAAGCCTCCACTCAAACTGCTGGGATGACTGTTAACGTTAATGAGGAGGACCGAACACTTGGACTGAAGATTAAAACTGAAGAactggaggaggaagaagaggaagaggaagaagaggaggaggaggaggaagaagaggaggaggaatttGTTGGGCTGATTAATTCTGATGGAGAAGAAATGGACTGGGATCCTTCTCTTCTT GCAGGATATAATCCCAATCAGAGTTCTGACATTGAAGAGAGTCCCTCTACATCAGGAGTACCTGAACATCACCAGGAGAATCACACCGCTAAGAGCTCTCACTGCTGTTCAGTGTGTGGAAAAGACTGCCAAAAATTATCGGCGCTACAAAAACACatgagaattcacacaggagagaagccttacccctGTACTTTGTGTGGAAACCAATTCCGTGAGAAAGGACACCTGAAAGCACACCTgaaaacacacactggagagaaaccttaccactGCCCGACCTGTGGGATAAAGTTTGCCCATTTCGCGGCCATGAAAATACACCTGctgacacacactggagagaaaccttacccctgctctgtgtgtgggaagagttttacccaATCATCACGTTTGAAGCAACATTTCCggacgcacacaggagagaaaccttactcctgctctgtaTGCAGGAAGACTTTTGCAAGACCAGCAGACCTTAAAGTACACCACAGAGATCACACAGgtgagaaaccttacagctgcaCTGAATGTGGCCAGAGCTTCACCAGTTCCCACAACCTATGGAAACATCAGAAGACCCATCTACCACCTGGACTACCACCACCTGTTGAGTTTGACAACCACAACCAAACACCTGAGATGAATGCTAAAAACGAGGGACtgaaggaggaagatgaggaggaattTGGTGTTCTGATCAATTCTGATGGAGAAGAAGTTGGATTGGACTTGGATCCTCCTCGTCTCAATCGTCTGAGttgtgaggaagaggagagtccGTCAACATCAGGAGAAACTGAACAACACCAGGTGAACCACAATACAGCTCTGAGGTACAGCTGCCATGTGTGTGGGAAGCAGTTCAACCACAAAGGACATCTGCGAAGACACGAGAGTGTACATTCAGTTGAAAAACCTTATGGTTGCTCAGACTGCGACAAGATGTTCGGTTCCACCATAGCTCTGAATAGACACAAGAAGTTACACAGAGAAGAGAAACCTCACACTTGCACAGTGTGTGGGAAAGGTTTCGTTCAACTGTCACGTCTGAAGGAACACTACCCGACGCACTCGGGAGAGAAACCACACTGCTGCTCTGTGTGTGGGAAGCGCTTCACTACTGCGTCGTACCTCAAAACGCACAGCAAAGTCCACCTGGGGGAGAGTCCTTATACCTGTAACATATGTAGGAGAGATTGCCAGAAGTTGTCCGCATTCAAGTTACACATGAggatccacacaggagagaagcctttcagTTGCTCTGTGTGCGAGAAGCAGTTCACTCAGAAAAGACATCTGCAAGACCACCAGAaagtacacactggagagaaaccgtacCCCTGCCCCCACTGTGACAAGCGGTTCAGCTTCTCCTCAGCCTTAAAAAGACACCAGCAgttacacacaggagaaaaaccccACTGCTGCTTTGTGTGTGGGAATAGTTTCTCTCAAGCAGGGCGCCTGAAAGAACACCTACGGACGCACTCGGGGGAGAGACCTTTCTCCTGCTCTGTCTGTGAGAAAACCTTCAGAAAAGCTTCTGAACTCACGATACACATCAGATCTCATACAGGAGAGAGACCGTACATCTGTGCTGAATGTGGTAAGAGCTTCACCAGTTCTATGAAGCTGGGACGACACAAGAAGATCCATCAGAACACAAACACTGAAGAGGATCTGACTAAAGATGTGAAGAGGATTCCATGA
- the LOC115147679 gene encoding zinc finger protein 721 isoform X1: protein MDEDFGGPSPSCSTEPQPTLSLGPDGNHGDRDYTPQGQEIGYPGGLDSFSEIPRFNIVVKEEEEEEEDLEEWSFNYTGESPNPSSSDEASAEQHQENHTAKKTFYRCPECGKEFPHPSKLQRHLRTHTGEKPYPCSVCGKRFSDTGTLKTHERLHTGEKPYTCPEKDCWKRFVSQGELKLHHRTHTGEKPCHCSVCGKSFSRMWHLKVHMMTHAGEKQRLSMKKPFPCSECERGCNSAAELKMHQRMHTGERPYQCSTCKKTFVFPSSLTRHEQSHISEANSTAKPYSCSECGKEFTQPWTLKIHMRQHTGEKPYHCSQCEKRFSSSSLLKRHQRVHTGEKPFQCSDCGKSFSSSANRTSHRRRIHEGIQGGSQQQEATAVDGTNKACVDQNDQVEPTAVEESGLSLVLDVKVKEEEEDPAFAERPDHCSDSEESPSTLGEPDQHQENNKALGPHICSTCGKELSSSYKLMLHQRTHTGEKPYECMVCGKGFSQAANLKTHQKVHSGEKPYPCSDCGSRFTHMGDLKRHQLLHSGEKPYSCPECGKSFSQLAHLKSHQQTHTGEKPFLCAHCEKTFSTAAKLKNHERVHTGERPYCCSYCPKRFALSGTLVKHERLHTGETPYQCGECGKGFAQLVSLKIHAQSHTGVNFYNCFHCDQSFSTSTKLKEHQRIHTGENLYQCTECGKSFTIESKLLKHQRVHTGEKPYQCSSCGMRFTLSENLLRHQRNSSGICGAVSLNQATGSGILLLQDAAVFQNILVKAGHKPTESLPSDQSHSEASTQTAGMTVNVNEEDRTLGLKIKTEELEEEEEEEEEEEEEEEEEEEEFVGLINSDGEEMDWDPSLLAGYNPNQSSDIEESPSTSGVPEHHQENHTAKSSHCCSVCGKDCQKLSALQKHMRIHTGEKPYPCTLCGNQFREKGHLKAHLKTHTGEKPYHCPTCGIKFAHFAAMKIHLLTHTGEKPYPCSVCGKSFTQSSRLKQHFRTHTGEKPYSCSVCRKTFARPADLKVHHRDHTGEKPYSCTECGQSFTSSHNLWKHQKTHLPPGLPPPVEFDNHNQTPEMNAKNEGLKEEDEEEFGVLINSDGEEVGLDLDPPRLNRLSCEEEESPSTSGETEQHQVNHNTALRYSCHVCGKQFNHKGHLRRHESVHSVEKPYGCSDCDKMFGSTIALNRHKKLHREEKPHTCTVCGKGFVQLSRLKEHYPTHSGEKPHCCSVCGKRFTTASYLKTHSKVHLGESPYTCNICRRDCQKLSAFKLHMRIHTGEKPFSCSVCEKQFTQKRHLQDHQKVHTGEKPYPCPHCDKRFSFSSALKRHQQLHTGEKPHCCFVCGNSFSQAGRLKEHLRTHSGERPFSCSVCEKTFRKASELTIHIRSHTGERPYICAECGKSFTSSMKLGRHKKIHQNTNTEEDLTKDVKRIP from the exons ATGGATGAG GACTTTGGTGGGCCGTCCCCATCCTGCTCCACTGAACCCCAACCAACACTGTCACTAGGTCCTGACGGGAACCACGGTGACCGGGACTACACACCGCAGGGGCAGGAGATTGGTTACCCTGGAGGCCTTGACAGCTTCAGTGAAATACCTAGATTTAACATCGtagtcaaagaggaggaggaggaggaagaagatttAGAGGAGTGGAGTTTTAATTATACAG GAGAGAGTCCAAACCCCAGCTCTAGTGATGAGGCATCAGCAGAACAACACCAGGAGAATCACACAGCTAAGAAGACCTTTTACCGCTGCCCGGAGTGTGGGAAAGAGTTTCCTCACCCATCAAAACTACAGAGAcatctgagaacacacacaggagagaaaccatatccttgctctgtgtgcgggaagagattcagtgatacAGGGACCCTCAAAACACATGAGAGgttgcacacaggagagaaaccgtacaccTGCCCAGAAAAGGACTGTTGGAAGAGGTTTGTCAGCCAAGGAGAGTTAAAACTACACCATCGGACACACACCGGAGAGAAACCTTGCCACTGCTCtgtgtgtgggaagagtttctcacGTATGTGGCACTTGAAGGTCCACATGATGACGCACGCCGGAGAGAAGCAGAGACTCAGCATGAAGAAACCTTTCCCATGCTCTGAGTGTGAGAGGGGCTGCAACTCTGCAGCAGAGCTCAAGATGCACCAGAGGATGCACACTGGGGAGAGACCTTACCAGTGTTCCACCTGCAAAAAGACCTTTGTTTTCCCAAGCTCTCTAACAAGACATGAACAATCCCATATAAGCGAAGCGAATAGTACCGCCAAGCCGTACAGCTGCTCAGAATGTGGGAAGGAATTCACTCAGCCATGGACCTTAAAGATACACATGCGCCAGCACACCGGAGAGAAACCGTACCACTGCTCTCAATGCGAGAAGAGGTTCTCATCATCGTCACTCCTTAAAAGACACCAGAGGGTTCACACCGGAGAGAAACCATTCCAGTGCTCTGACTGCGGGAAGAGTTTCTCCTCGTCAGCGAATAGAACTAGTCACCGTCGTCGTATCCATGAAGGTATTCAGGGTGGGTCACAGCAGCAGGAGGCGACTGCTGTGGATGGTACCAATAAG GCTTGTGTTGACCAAAACGACCAGGTTGAACCCACAGCtgtagaggagtctggtctcagtctAGTACTGGATGTCaaagtaaaagaagaggaggaagatccTGCTTTTG CAGAGAGACCTGACCATTGCTCTGACAGTGAGGAGAGTCCCTCTACATTAGGAGAACCTGACCAACACCAGGAGAACAACAAAGCTCTGGGCCCTCACATCTGTTCAACGTGTGGAAAAGAACTATCCAGCTCCTATAAACTAAtgctacaccagagaacacacacaggagagaagccttacgaGTGTATGGTGTGTGGGAAGGGCTTCTCCCAAGCCGCAAACCTGAAGACGCACCAGAAAGTGCACAGTGGAGAGAAACCGTACCCCTGCTCTGACTGCGGGAGCAGATTTACTCACATGGGAGACTTGAAGAGACACCAGTTGTTGCACTCGggtgagaaaccttatagctgccCCGAGTGCGGGAAGAGTTTTTCTCAGTTGGCGCACCTGAAATCTCAccagcagacacacacaggggagaaacctttcCTCTGCGCTCACTGTGAAAAGACTTTCTCCACTGCGGCCAAGCTGAAGAACCATGAGAGAGTGCACACCGGCGAGAGACcttactgctgctcctactgccCCAAGCGCTTTGCTCTATCTGGGACACTGGTGAAGCATGAACGACTCCACACCGGAGAAACACCGTACCAATGTGGAGAATGCGGTAAGGGATTTGCTCAACTGGTGTCCTTGAAGATACATGCCCAATCACACACTGGAGTCAACTTCTACAACTGTTTCCATTGTGACCAGAGCTTCTCCACTTCAACCAAGCTGAAGGaacatcagagaatccacactgGGGAGAACCTCTACCAATGCAccgaatgtgggaagagtttcactatCGAGTCAAAGCTGCTGAAACACCAGAGagttcacactggagagaaaccgtacCAGTGCTCCAGTTGTGGAATGAGGTTCACGCTCTCTGAGAACCTACTGAGACACCAGCGTAACTCTTCAGGGATCTGTGGGGCTGTGAGCCTTAATCAGGCTACTGGGAGTGGGATTCTACTTCTACAAGATGCTGCTGTCTTCCAGAATATACTGGTCAAG GCTGGGCACAAACCCACAGAGTCCCTGCCTTCTGACCAGAGCCATAGTGAAGCCTCCACTCAAACTGCTGGGATGACTGTTAACGTTAATGAGGAGGACCGAACACTTGGACTGAAGATTAAAACTGAAGAactggaggaggaagaagaggaagaggaagaagaggaggaggaggaggaagaagaggaggaggaatttGTTGGGCTGATTAATTCTGATGGAGAAGAAATGGACTGGGATCCTTCTCTTCTT GCAGGATATAATCCCAATCAGAGTTCTGACATTGAAGAGAGTCCCTCTACATCAGGAGTACCTGAACATCACCAGGAGAATCACACCGCTAAGAGCTCTCACTGCTGTTCAGTGTGTGGAAAAGACTGCCAAAAATTATCGGCGCTACAAAAACACatgagaattcacacaggagagaagccttacccctGTACTTTGTGTGGAAACCAATTCCGTGAGAAAGGACACCTGAAAGCACACCTgaaaacacacactggagagaaaccttaccactGCCCGACCTGTGGGATAAAGTTTGCCCATTTCGCGGCCATGAAAATACACCTGctgacacacactggagagaaaccttacccctgctctgtgtgtgggaagagttttacccaATCATCACGTTTGAAGCAACATTTCCggacgcacacaggagagaaaccttactcctgctctgtaTGCAGGAAGACTTTTGCAAGACCAGCAGACCTTAAAGTACACCACAGAGATCACACAGgtgagaaaccttacagctgcaCTGAATGTGGCCAGAGCTTCACCAGTTCCCACAACCTATGGAAACATCAGAAGACCCATCTACCACCTGGACTACCACCACCTGTTGAGTTTGACAACCACAACCAAACACCTGAGATGAATGCTAAAAACGAGGGACtgaaggaggaagatgaggaggaattTGGTGTTCTGATCAATTCTGATGGAGAAGAAGTTGGATTGGACTTGGATCCTCCTCGTCTCAATCGTCTGAGttgtgaggaagaggagagtccGTCAACATCAGGAGAAACTGAACAACACCAGGTGAACCACAATACAGCTCTGAGGTACAGCTGCCATGTGTGTGGGAAGCAGTTCAACCACAAAGGACATCTGCGAAGACACGAGAGTGTACATTCAGTTGAAAAACCTTATGGTTGCTCAGACTGCGACAAGATGTTCGGTTCCACCATAGCTCTGAATAGACACAAGAAGTTACACAGAGAAGAGAAACCTCACACTTGCACAGTGTGTGGGAAAGGTTTCGTTCAACTGTCACGTCTGAAGGAACACTACCCGACGCACTCGGGAGAGAAACCACACTGCTGCTCTGTGTGTGGGAAGCGCTTCACTACTGCGTCGTACCTCAAAACGCACAGCAAAGTCCACCTGGGGGAGAGTCCTTATACCTGTAACATATGTAGGAGAGATTGCCAGAAGTTGTCCGCATTCAAGTTACACATGAggatccacacaggagagaagcctttcagTTGCTCTGTGTGCGAGAAGCAGTTCACTCAGAAAAGACATCTGCAAGACCACCAGAaagtacacactggagagaaaccgtacCCCTGCCCCCACTGTGACAAGCGGTTCAGCTTCTCCTCAGCCTTAAAAAGACACCAGCAgttacacacaggagaaaaaccccACTGCTGCTTTGTGTGTGGGAATAGTTTCTCTCAAGCAGGGCGCCTGAAAGAACACCTACGGACGCACTCGGGGGAGAGACCTTTCTCCTGCTCTGTCTGTGAGAAAACCTTCAGAAAAGCTTCTGAACTCACGATACACATCAGATCTCATACAGGAGAGAGACCGTACATCTGTGCTGAATGTGGTAAGAGCTTCACCAGTTCTATGAAGCTGGGACGACACAAGAAGATCCATCAGAACACAAACACTGAAGAGGATCTGACTAAAGATGTGAAGAGGATTCCATGA